One window from the genome of Rickettsiales bacterium encodes:
- a CDS encoding IS1595 family transposase has protein sequence HFNLFLKECEWRFNMGTPSDLLADLKKLLKEYY, from the coding sequence GCATTTTAATCTGTTCTTGAAAGAATGTGAGTGGAGGTTTAATATGGGCACACCAAGTGACTTACTGGCAGACCTGAAAAAGTTGCTCAAAGAATATTATTAG